TGCATATTTTCGAAAATAAATCTGATAAAGACTTTTTAGAAAGAATTTCTGATTTTGATATAAAAACCTATTTAAATGGCGATATCAATACTAAAGTAGATAGAGCTTCAATGGCTTTTTCTCTCGAATCCCGGGCTCCGTTAATGGATTATAGAGTGGTTGAATTTAGCAGAAGTCTGCCGTTAAGTTTTAAATATAACCGCGGAAATCAAAAAATGATACTGAAAGATGTTTTATACGATTATTTGCCTCATAGACTATTTGATAGACCTAAATCCGGCTTCACGATGCCTCTCAAAGATTGGTTTAGAAATGAGTTAAAATCGTATGTTATGGACAACCTTTCTAGCTCAAGTTTACAAAATATTCCAGGGATAAACATCCAGAGAACACAGGAAATTATAAAACAGCATATGGATGGCAAATGGAATAGATATCCACAAATATGGAAATTGCTAGTACTATCACAGTGGTTGAAAAAACATAATTTCTGATGGATTATGGCAAATCGAATACTCTTTATTACTTCTGGAATGAACAGAGGAGGAGCTGAAACTCAACTCTTAAAAGTAGCAATGTTTCTTAGAGATAAGAAATACCAAATCAAGATAATCTCCTTAACATCTACTAATGAATTTGATATAGATTACGATAAGGAAAAGATACCAGTGGTATTTCTAAAACCTTGGAAAACTAACTTTTATTCAAATTTAAAAACGCTTTACTCTATTACTAAGGATTATAAGCCAAATGTTGTAATAGCTTTTATGTTTATTTCCATCATTTTTGCTCGTTTATTGAAACTAGTTTTTAGATTCAAACTGATCTCGAGTATAAGAACATCGGTCCTTCCGAGAAAATGGTATATCCCCTTTAAGCTAACAAATGGATTAGATGATGAGATAATCTATAATTCTATTGCTTCTAAAATAGATTTTGAAACAAAAAAGCTGATAAATAAAGGAGGTAAAGTTATACATAATTGTATATCAATACCCGAAACAGAAGATCTGATTAACGTAAAATCAATATCTTTTGTATGGGTGTGTATAGCACATTTCAGATGGAACAAAGATTATAAAACTTTATTTCAAGCTATCGAAAGAATGAAAGGGCTAAATTTTCGAGTGGATATTGTAGGGGGGATTGATAAAAAATATTCTTCCTGGGCAAATCAATTTATTGAACAAGCAGATATTGGAGCTCATGTAAGGATTTTAGGGTTCAGAGCAGATGCGCAACATTTTTTGAAACAGAGTAATGCATTTGTTCTATCTTCTTTTTCCGAGGGGATGCCAAATGCACTTTTAGAAGCCATGGCTCATGAAAAGCCTGTTGTAGTAACGGATATTGACTGTAATAGGTTAATCGTACAGAGCGTAAAATGTGGATTTTTAGCCGAAAAGCAAAATGCAGAGGATTTAGCTATAAAAATGAAAGCTATAATGGAAATGACAGAAGCAAAAAGATCTCTGTTGGGGCAGAATGGAAGGATTTATATTGAAGAGAATTTTTCCGAAGGTGTAGTTCTTGATCATTGGCTTTCTACAATAAAATCATTAGCAACAGCCTAATTAATTTATAAACCAAGAGAGGCTGTTTCAAAAAGGTATTTTATCGTTTTGAACGCTCTCAACGAAAAGATCTTTTTTGATCAGCCTCTCTTATTCATTGAAAATTTCAGTTTAATTATGTGTGGAATTTTTGGAACCTTAAATTTCAGCGCTTCGCATAGGGCGCCAGAAATATTCTGTGGTCTTTATCATCGTGGTCCTAACGATCGTGGCCTTTATAAGAACGATAATGTTGAACTTTTCCATACCAGATTAGCTATTCAGGACTTAAGTGAGCAGGGAAAGCAACCAATGCGTCAAGACCATGTTGTTATAGTTTTCAATGGAGAAATTTATAACCATCTTGAGCTTCGAAAAAAATATAATTTACAAGCAGAATCAAATTCAGATACCCAAACCATTTTGATGCTTTATAAAAAGCTTGGAATGCAAATGCTGAAAGAATTCGATGGGATGTTTGCTTTCGCACTTTATGATGAGCAAAAAAAGCAGCTCTTTCTTGCAAGAGACAGAGCGGGGAAACGTCCACTTTATGTTTATCAAAAAGGCGATTCCTTAGTATTTTCATCAGAACTAAACACCTTGTATAAAATAACAAAGCCCTGTGTTAATTATGAATCACTATCATCTTATTTATATATAGGCTATCATTATAAACAAGATACTCCATATAAGGAAGTTATCGATTTACAAGCTGGAAGCTATTTGCAAATAGATACCGTCAGTTGTAAATCAAATAGTATTAGATGGTTTGATATTAGTCAACATTATTTTAAAAGCAACAATATCAAATATCCAGATGCAATTACTGAATTGGATGCTAAATTAAATTTAGCTGTAAAAAGAAGAATAGAAAGTTCAGATTTGGATGTAGGTTGTTTTTTAAGTGGGGGAATTGATAGTGGGTTGGTGACTGCGATTGCATCAGGATATAAAGAAAAGCTAAAAACATTCACAGTAAAACTAGACGGAGCATATGATGAATCAGCTTTAGCTTATGAAGTTGCCAACAAATATGCAACCGAACATACAGTTGTCGATATAACTTTCGACGATTTAAATCAAAATATTGAAAAAATTCTGATTAATTACGGAGAGCCATTTTGTGACAGCTCTGCAATACCAAGCTATTACGTTGCGAAGGCTGCCAAGCAACACATCACGGTAGTATTAAACGGAGATGGAGCTGATGAATTATTTGGGGGTTATAGGCGATACGTACCTTTCAGATATTTCGATTTTTTTAATACTTCAGCTTTGTCAAAATACACTTTCAAATCTTTATTGAATATTTTGCCGATTGCAAATGAGAAAAAAAGCAGATACAACTATTTTTATCGCATGTTGAAGTTTGCAAGTTATCGTAAAGATATTGAGCTATATACATCTGCATCTTATGACCTTCTTGTCGGATTTGAAAAATACTTTGTAACCCAGCCAAATTTGGGGGAAATAGAAAATGATCTTTTGCGATATAAACAGTATAATCTTTCTTCATTAAGCAAGATTTTATTGATAGACTTTGAGGCAATCCTATTCAGTGATATGCTTCCGAAAATGGACATCGCTACCATGTCGAATTCATTAGAAGGAAGAAGCCCTTTTTTGTCAAAAGAGATCTTAGAATTTGCACCTGGTTTAGAAGATAATTTTAAAATAAATAATCTGCAAACTAAGAAGATTTTAAGAGACTTATCGCAAAAATATCTTCCGGACAATCTGATAAACCAACCGAAAAGAGGTTTTGAAGTTCCTTTGAAACGATGGATGGATACGCAGTTGAAGGAAATTGTAAATGACTATTTATTATCAAAAGGTGCTTTATATCCAAGTTTAGTAAACAAGAATTTTATTCACGATTTAATGAACAGAAAAATAAAAATATCCGATGAACGCCGGGCCAAGATATTATATAACATTTTCGCTTTGGAAGTATGGCATAAAAATTTAAAGTCTAATGTAGTTTCTCACGATACGACATTTTATAAATCACAAAACTTACAGCTTACCTAAGAGCTGACTGATCTAACGAAAAACATTTATTAATCTTCTTAAATACTTTCTATCATGAAAATTTTAGTAACAGGAAGCGCAGGCTTCATTGGATTCCATTTAGTGAACAGTTTATTACAAAGGGGAGACGAAGTTGTAGGGATAGATAATTTAAACGACTATTATGACGTCAATTTAAAATATGCAAGGTTGGCTCAGGCAGGAGTTTATCAGGAAACAATAACATATAAAAAAGAGATTCGAAGCTCACTTTTTGAAAACTATATTTTCGTGCAACTGGATATTACGGATGAAAAAGGCTTAAGCGCATTGTTTAAAAAGCATAAATTTGACGCTGTCTGCAATTTAGCTGCTCAAGCAGGGGTAAGGTATAGTTTAATAAACCCGAGTACGTATATCGATACAAATATCAAAGGTTTCCTGAATATTTTGGAATGTAGCAGGCATACCAACATGAAAAATCTGGTTTATGCAAGTTCTTCCAGCGTATATGGATTAAATAAAAAGATGCCTTTTAATGTGAAAGACAATGTAGACCATCCTGTTTCGCTGTATGCCGCTTCTAAAAAAAGTAACGAATTAATGGCTCATGCCTATAGTCATTTATTCAATATTGCTACAACCGGCTTGCGCTTCTTTACTGTTTATGGCCCATGGGGCAGGCCTGATATGGCAGGTTTTTTGTTTGCTAAAGCCATATCGGAAGGAAAATCTATTCAGATATTTAATAACGGAAACATGAAACGGGATTTCACTTATATAGATGATATAATAGCAGGTGTTATTACGGTTATAGATAATCCTAATTATAACGGAACGGAAAGTTGGAGTGGACTAACACCAGATCCGTCTTGTTCTAAAGCGCCGTATAGAGTATTTAATATAGGAAGAGGGAATTCTATAGATTTGATGAGTTTTATCAACGAAATAGAAGGTAATCTCGGTACAAGAGCTCAGAAGACATATTTACCTTTACAAGATGGCGATGTAGTATGTACTTGGTCCGATGTTAAAAATTTAAAAAAAGAGTTCGACTATGAGCCAAAAGTGTCTGTAAAAGAAGGTGTAAAAAGATTTACAGATTGGTATAAAAGTTACTATCTGGATAGACAAGATCAGCATATAGCTGTTTAAACATATTTAAATGACATTGTAATGACATTTTATTGATCTATATCATAGGTTTTTAGTTTTATAATTTGTATTATTTTGTAACAAATTTAGTACATTAAAACAAAAATGACATTTTTAAATCTGAAAGGCAAATCCTACGCTTCTGGATTGCCCTCTGTTTTGAATAATTTTATTTTTTTATAAATTTTTTAGTTATATAAATATGATAAATTACTGACATTTTTAATTAAATTTTCAATTTAATTAAATTTGGTTTTATTGAAAAACAATTGATGTCATATAAATAAATATTGATTTTCCTAATTCTTTCGAATGTACCCTATTCATTTATACGCTCGTTTAAATGAGGTATAAAAAAAGAATTAAATGAAAATCAAAAACAGTTTTAAAAAAGGCTCACTCATGACATCGTTCTTATTAGTTGCGTTAATATTTTCGCAATGTCAAAAGGATGTTAACACAATTCCTAATATTGAGGAAGAAGCAGCAAGAAAAAATAGTAATGGGACAACCTCAATTACTTCAGGTGAACAAGTTAAATTAGATTTGACCAAAGCATCTAAGGAATCTGGCTATGCATATTATATGGATTTGAATATCCCTATTTCAGGAGATTCAGATACTCAGCCAACAGTCTCAAGTTTAAAAGTATTTGAAAACGGAAAAGAATTGGGTCCAGGGCATGCTTTACATAAAGAAATAAGAAGTACTGGTAATGGACGCTTTAGCCATTGGGGCAATAGTTTATACTTTTCAGCTTCAGACAATACAAATCCCTCAACTAATGGAAGAACTTATACCATTTCGTATGCGGGATCTAGCGGTGCCGGAAGTGGAACGGGTATAACTTCTCCGATTGTCGCAGACGGACAGGTTAAACTGGATTTAACGAAAGCGTCTAAAGAATCTGGTAATGCTTATTATATAGACATAAATGCTCCTATTGCAGGCGATTCAGGAAGTCAACCAACTGCCTCAACTTTAAAATTATTTGAGGATGGGAAAGAATTAGGACCGGCACATGCTTTACATAATGATATCAGAAATTCTGGGCAGGGACGTTTTAGCCATTGGGGAAATAGCTTATATTTCTCAGCATCAGATAATACAAATCCGTTGACTAACGGGAGAACTTATACTGTGTCTTACACTGGTTCTACGGGCTCTACCAATAATTCAGAGTCAGGAGTTGTAACAACACCTCCATCTTTTTCTACAGACTTACCTATCGGTTTTGCTTCCGTAAATGGAAAAACTACTGGAGGACAAGGTGGAAGAACTGTAACTGTAAGTACTATTGCAGAATTTACCAAAGCAGTTGGTTCGTCAGAAACATTAATCGTTCAGGTATCGGGTAATCTTAAAGGTACCGGAATGATTAGAGTGGGATCAAACAAAACGATATTAGGGCTAAGTGGTTCTTCTTTAGACGGTGCAGGTTTGGCCATATATGAAGTAAGTAACGTTATTGTAAGAAATATGAGAATTAGTAATGTTGTAGGTGGCGATTGCGTTACTATAAAATTTGCATCTCATCATATCTGGATTGATCATAACGAGTTCTGGCATGATAGAAATCATGGGTGGGATTATTATGATGAATTACTTGAAGTGACAGACCGTTCAGATTTTGTTACAATTTCCTGGAATAAGTTCCATGACAGTAATATCGCATTACTTATTGGTAGTGGCGACTTACAAACTACGGATATTGGGCATTTAAGAGTAACACTGCACAATAACTATTTCTATAATAACTCCGAGAGACAACCGTCTACAAGATTTGGATATATCCATTGTTTCAATAACTATCTTTATAATGGAAGTGGATACGGTATTGGTGTGACTATGGATGCTACAGTTAGAACAGATAATAACTACTTTGAAAGTCAGAAATATCCAATTTTCACAGATTACAATGCAAAGCCTGGATATGTTAGTGGAGCAAGTACAAATATTTATAAAAACTCCGGTGAAAATAAGATATCAACAAAAGAATCTAATTGGATACCTGAATATGAATATAAATCTGCTTTAATACCAGCAGCAGATGTACCGAATGTTGTAAAAAATGGGGCAGGACCTCGATAAGTCATTGGGTTTATAATCCAAATTAATAAATGTTTGAAACACGCTTGTATAATACAAGCGTGTTTTTTTCTGGAAGTATTTCTACGCTATCAATTCTTCTTACTACTGATTATAAAACTGTATCTATGGAACGCAAAAAAATACTCATAGTCTGCGATTCCTCTAAATCCCTTCTGGATTTTAGAGGTAAATTAATAGAAAGCCTAGCATATAAAAACGAAATATTTGTTTTTACACCACAGATTAAGCAAGATAATGTCCGTGATTTATTAATTAGATTAAAAGTCAATATCTATGAAAACAAATTGGAATCTAGCAATGTATCCATAT
This genomic interval from Pseudopedobacter saltans DSM 12145 contains the following:
- a CDS encoding glycosyltransferase, which encodes MANRILFITSGMNRGGAETQLLKVAMFLRDKKYQIKIISLTSTNEFDIDYDKEKIPVVFLKPWKTNFYSNLKTLYSITKDYKPNVVIAFMFISIIFARLLKLVFRFKLISSIRTSVLPRKWYIPFKLTNGLDDEIIYNSIASKIDFETKKLINKGGKVIHNCISIPETEDLINVKSISFVWVCIAHFRWNKDYKTLFQAIERMKGLNFRVDIVGGIDKKYSSWANQFIEQADIGAHVRILGFRADAQHFLKQSNAFVLSSFSEGMPNALLEAMAHEKPVVVTDIDCNRLIVQSVKCGFLAEKQNAEDLAIKMKAIMEMTEAKRSLLGQNGRIYIEENFSEGVVLDHWLSTIKSLATA
- the asnB gene encoding asparagine synthase (glutamine-hydrolyzing) is translated as MCGIFGTLNFSASHRAPEIFCGLYHRGPNDRGLYKNDNVELFHTRLAIQDLSEQGKQPMRQDHVVIVFNGEIYNHLELRKKYNLQAESNSDTQTILMLYKKLGMQMLKEFDGMFAFALYDEQKKQLFLARDRAGKRPLYVYQKGDSLVFSSELNTLYKITKPCVNYESLSSYLYIGYHYKQDTPYKEVIDLQAGSYLQIDTVSCKSNSIRWFDISQHYFKSNNIKYPDAITELDAKLNLAVKRRIESSDLDVGCFLSGGIDSGLVTAIASGYKEKLKTFTVKLDGAYDESALAYEVANKYATEHTVVDITFDDLNQNIEKILINYGEPFCDSSAIPSYYVAKAAKQHITVVLNGDGADELFGGYRRYVPFRYFDFFNTSALSKYTFKSLLNILPIANEKKSRYNYFYRMLKFASYRKDIELYTSASYDLLVGFEKYFVTQPNLGEIENDLLRYKQYNLSSLSKILLIDFEAILFSDMLPKMDIATMSNSLEGRSPFLSKEILEFAPGLEDNFKINNLQTKKILRDLSQKYLPDNLINQPKRGFEVPLKRWMDTQLKEIVNDYLLSKGALYPSLVNKNFIHDLMNRKIKISDERRAKILYNIFALEVWHKNLKSNVVSHDTTFYKSQNLQLT
- a CDS encoding NAD-dependent epimerase encodes the protein MKILVTGSAGFIGFHLVNSLLQRGDEVVGIDNLNDYYDVNLKYARLAQAGVYQETITYKKEIRSSLFENYIFVQLDITDEKGLSALFKKHKFDAVCNLAAQAGVRYSLINPSTYIDTNIKGFLNILECSRHTNMKNLVYASSSSVYGLNKKMPFNVKDNVDHPVSLYAASKKSNELMAHAYSHLFNIATTGLRFFTVYGPWGRPDMAGFLFAKAISEGKSIQIFNNGNMKRDFTYIDDIIAGVITVIDNPNYNGTESWSGLTPDPSCSKAPYRVFNIGRGNSIDLMSFINEIEGNLGTRAQKTYLPLQDGDVVCTWSDVKNLKKEFDYEPKVSVKEGVKRFTDWYKSYYLDRQDQHIAV
- a CDS encoding pectate lyase family protein, which translates into the protein MKIKNSFKKGSLMTSFLLVALIFSQCQKDVNTIPNIEEEAARKNSNGTTSITSGEQVKLDLTKASKESGYAYYMDLNIPISGDSDTQPTVSSLKVFENGKELGPGHALHKEIRSTGNGRFSHWGNSLYFSASDNTNPSTNGRTYTISYAGSSGAGSGTGITSPIVADGQVKLDLTKASKESGNAYYIDINAPIAGDSGSQPTASTLKLFEDGKELGPAHALHNDIRNSGQGRFSHWGNSLYFSASDNTNPLTNGRTYTVSYTGSTGSTNNSESGVVTTPPSFSTDLPIGFASVNGKTTGGQGGRTVTVSTIAEFTKAVGSSETLIVQVSGNLKGTGMIRVGSNKTILGLSGSSLDGAGLAIYEVSNVIVRNMRISNVVGGDCVTIKFASHHIWIDHNEFWHDRNHGWDYYDELLEVTDRSDFVTISWNKFHDSNIALLIGSGDLQTTDIGHLRVTLHNNYFYNNSERQPSTRFGYIHCFNNYLYNGSGYGIGVTMDATVRTDNNYFESQKYPIFTDYNAKPGYVSGASTNIYKNSGENKISTKESNWIPEYEYKSALIPAADVPNVVKNGAGPR